One part of the Streptomyces nigra genome encodes these proteins:
- a CDS encoding FUSC family protein: protein MQKAAQAPPASAATGPKKARRTAILRRAVRVALAASAGFYTCLYGFDEPVLALYALFAPISLGLLSTIPGSGRQRAEVMLKALPVGLALVALGTALAVHTWAAVLGMLVVGFLLAFAAVAGPRPAGAAPALQLFYILACFPPYDPGALGLRLAGLTVGVLALVVCELFVLPDPPGHPTYRAALAEALRTARAAITGDLALSPQELREAGARLRLSGVAPAQRPAGPGRAMRGMAQAGTATRRLLEQLAHLTERGELRALAGTAGQDADGTDRALRSLLPEVTTLLDETVTALRTGRAPPPSHRMDAAIEDFQRIRVRQAAGPAGEVPPADVLRRQALLLSIAESVRTLEISVRVGLDGRRREPIEPPVLFWYAYSGTPLLWWRRITGNLTPRSVQFHTALRMAVALAAARLVAGSLDLAHGFWVLLTVLTLSRTTVGETWAAIRRAVLGNLLGAVAAGALLIGLGRHTDAYAAVLAPAMLVAFSVGPLLGIAWAQGLFTLVVSSAFAQITPASWQLAEVRIVDVVTGSAIGLLCGLFAWPAGARAEVRRTMAGLLRECGPLIKGTVAMLAAVPPGSVPPPPTLPALHRLRLAEAAYAQFRSEPGGGGHGGADWQAVLMTAHHVFLGAQWLPRFDLPVAALPPSAADREQARARALAETTDRLAALCAGEPPPPRPSQPPVEPPPGRPAPAGVDLDTWLRGLAAQLARIESRLPDALRRSARARSGGGPE from the coding sequence ATGCAGAAGGCCGCCCAGGCTCCACCGGCATCCGCCGCGACCGGCCCGAAGAAGGCGAGGCGGACCGCGATCCTGCGCCGGGCGGTGCGGGTGGCCCTCGCCGCGTCCGCCGGCTTCTACACCTGCCTGTACGGCTTCGACGAGCCCGTCCTCGCGCTGTACGCGCTCTTCGCGCCGATCTCGCTGGGCCTGCTGTCGACGATCCCCGGGTCGGGGCGGCAGCGCGCCGAGGTCATGCTCAAGGCCCTGCCCGTGGGCCTGGCCCTGGTGGCGCTCGGCACCGCGCTGGCCGTACACACCTGGGCGGCCGTCCTCGGCATGCTCGTCGTGGGCTTCCTGCTGGCCTTCGCCGCCGTCGCGGGCCCGCGCCCTGCCGGGGCCGCGCCCGCGCTCCAGCTCTTCTACATCCTCGCCTGCTTCCCGCCGTACGACCCCGGCGCGCTCGGGCTGCGGCTGGCGGGGCTCACCGTCGGGGTGCTGGCGCTGGTGGTGTGCGAGCTGTTCGTGCTGCCCGATCCACCCGGCCACCCGACCTATCGCGCGGCCCTGGCGGAGGCGCTGCGCACGGCCCGCGCGGCCATCACCGGCGACCTCGCCCTCTCCCCGCAGGAACTGCGCGAGGCCGGCGCGCGGCTGAGGCTGTCCGGAGTGGCGCCCGCGCAGCGCCCCGCGGGCCCGGGACGCGCGATGCGCGGCATGGCCCAGGCGGGCACCGCCACCCGCCGGCTGCTGGAGCAGCTGGCCCATCTGACCGAGCGGGGCGAACTGCGCGCCCTCGCCGGCACCGCGGGGCAGGACGCCGACGGCACGGACCGGGCTCTGCGCTCGCTCCTGCCGGAGGTGACGACGCTGCTCGACGAGACCGTCACCGCGCTGCGCACGGGCCGTGCCCCGCCGCCCTCCCACCGGATGGACGCGGCCATCGAGGACTTCCAGCGGATCCGGGTGCGGCAGGCCGCCGGGCCGGCCGGCGAGGTGCCGCCCGCGGACGTCCTGCGCCGGCAGGCGCTGCTGCTGTCCATCGCCGAGTCGGTGCGCACCCTGGAGATCTCCGTGCGCGTCGGCCTCGACGGGCGGCGCAGGGAGCCCATCGAGCCGCCGGTGCTGTTCTGGTACGCGTACAGCGGCACCCCGCTGCTCTGGTGGCGCCGGATCACCGGCAATCTGACGCCCCGGTCCGTGCAGTTCCACACCGCGCTGCGCATGGCCGTGGCGCTGGCCGCGGCCCGCCTGGTGGCCGGGTCGCTCGACCTGGCGCACGGCTTCTGGGTGCTGTTGACGGTGCTCACCCTGAGCCGGACCACCGTCGGCGAGACCTGGGCGGCCATCCGCCGGGCCGTCCTCGGCAATCTGCTGGGCGCCGTCGCCGCCGGCGCGCTGCTCATCGGGCTCGGCCGGCACACCGACGCCTACGCAGCCGTGCTCGCCCCGGCCATGCTCGTCGCGTTCTCGGTCGGGCCGCTGCTGGGCATCGCCTGGGCGCAGGGGCTGTTCACGCTGGTGGTGTCGTCCGCGTTCGCCCAGATCACCCCGGCGTCCTGGCAGCTGGCCGAGGTGCGGATCGTGGACGTCGTCACCGGCAGCGCGATCGGACTGCTGTGCGGGCTGTTCGCCTGGCCGGCCGGCGCCCGCGCCGAGGTGCGCCGCACGATGGCGGGGCTGCTGCGCGAGTGCGGCCCGCTGATCAAGGGCACCGTGGCCATGCTGGCCGCCGTGCCCCCGGGGTCGGTGCCGCCCCCGCCGACGCTGCCCGCCCTGCACCGGCTGCGGCTCGCGGAGGCCGCGTACGCGCAGTTCCGAAGCGAACCCGGGGGCGGCGGGCACGGCGGCGCCGACTGGCAGGCCGTCCTCATGACGGCCCACCATGTCTTCCTCGGCGCCCAGTGGCTGCCCCGCTTCGATCTGCCCGTCGCCGCGCTGCCGCCGTCCGCGGCCGACCGGGAACAGGCGCGCGCCCGCGCCCTCGCCGAGACCACCGACCGGCTGGCCGCACTGTGCGCCGGCGAACCCCCGCCGCCCCGGCCCTCGCAGCCACCGGTCGAACCCCCGCCGGGGCGGCCCGCACCGGCGGGGGTCGACCTCGACACCTGGCTGCGCGGACTCGCCGCCCAGCTCGCCCGCATCGAGTCCCGTCTCCCCGACGCGCTCCGCCGGTCCGCACGCGCCCGCTCCGGCGGCGGCCCCGAATAG
- a CDS encoding polyprenyl synthetase family protein, whose amino-acid sequence MLEMRPTAADTAHAPATALDAARRVDAVLDDVLETRLRQARQVDPVFAEDVAGRVAGLIRRGGKRLRTAFVWCGWRAAGGTGDASAVLRTGAALELLQACALIHDDLMDGSPLRRGGPTVHVELTRLHSAARMTGSGESFGASAAVLAGDLALAWADDLLTEVALRLPHGPRLYEEWRAMRGEMVAGQYRDLHAQATGASGVEEALTVATLKSALYTVERPLALGAVLAGARPATVDALRRAGRHAGLAFQLRDDLLGAFGDPALTGKPADDDLRTRKLTYLLAVAVRLAAASGDEEAVAALAPAPSDRPDGAVERMRKALEWTGARALTETKIAELAAASLRHFEGTGADTAVREEFAALVARVSGGVPQRTEDIA is encoded by the coding sequence ATGCTGGAAATGAGGCCGACGGCAGCCGATACGGCCCACGCGCCGGCGACGGCTCTCGACGCCGCCCGGCGCGTCGACGCCGTGCTGGACGACGTCCTGGAGACCCGACTGCGCCAGGCCCGGCAGGTGGACCCGGTCTTCGCCGAGGACGTCGCCGGGCGCGTCGCGGGACTGATCCGCAGGGGCGGTAAACGGCTGCGCACGGCGTTCGTCTGGTGCGGCTGGCGGGCCGCGGGCGGCACGGGTGACGCCTCCGCGGTCCTGCGCACCGGGGCCGCCCTCGAACTCCTCCAGGCCTGCGCGCTCATACACGACGACCTGATGGACGGCTCACCGTTGCGCCGGGGCGGCCCCACCGTGCACGTGGAGCTGACCCGTCTGCACTCGGCCGCCCGGATGACCGGCTCCGGGGAGTCGTTCGGGGCCTCCGCCGCCGTCCTCGCCGGTGACCTGGCGCTCGCCTGGGCCGACGACCTGCTCACCGAGGTCGCGCTGCGCCTCCCGCACGGCCCCCGGCTGTACGAGGAGTGGCGGGCCATGCGCGGCGAGATGGTCGCCGGCCAGTACCGCGATCTGCACGCCCAGGCCACCGGCGCGTCCGGCGTCGAGGAGGCGCTGACCGTCGCCACCCTGAAGAGCGCCCTCTACACGGTCGAGCGGCCCCTCGCCCTGGGCGCCGTGCTCGCCGGGGCCCGCCCCGCCACCGTGGACGCGCTGCGCCGCGCCGGACGGCACGCCGGGCTGGCCTTCCAGCTCCGCGACGACCTCCTCGGCGCCTTCGGCGACCCCGCGCTGACCGGGAAGCCGGCCGACGACGACCTGCGCACCCGCAAGCTGACGTATCTGCTCGCCGTCGCCGTCCGGCTCGCGGCGGCCTCCGGCGACGAGGAGGCCGTGGCGGCGCTCGCCCCCGCGCCCTCCGACCGTCCGGACGGCGCCGTCGAGCGGATGCGCAAGGCCCTGGAGTGGACCGGCGCCCGCGCGCTCACCGAGACGAAGATCGCCGAACTGGCCGCCGCGAGCCTGCGGCACTTCGAGGGGACCGGCGCGGACACCGCCGTACGCGAGGAGTTCGCCGCGTTGGTCGCGCGGGTCTCGGGCGGCGTCCCGCAGCGGACGGAGGACATCGCGTGA
- the crtI gene encoding phytoene desaturase family protein, giving the protein MRTVPGPTEHVVVVGAGLSGLACALHLLGAGRRVTLVERDAGPGGRAGRVRLGPYGIDTGPTVLTMPHLADEAFAAVGDSLARHVELMPLHPAYRALFADGSALDVHTDGAAMEEEVRRFAGPAEAAGYRDLRGWLERLYRAQMGRFIDANFDSPLQLVSPDLARLAALGGFGRLDRRIGRFLGDERLRRIFSFQALYAGVAPARALAAYAVIAYMDTVAGVWFPRGGMHALPRGMADAAAEAGADLRWSSEVASLEQSAGRVRAVRLASGERIACDTVVLTCELPTTYRLLGRAPRRPVPLRHSPSAVILHAGTDRTWPGLAHHTLSFGTAWESTFDELTRTGALMSDPSLLITRPTTHDPELAPPRRHLHYVLAPCPNTDVGPSAPEWRDLGPRYRDSLVAELERRGLTGFDASVQEEMLVTPLDWTAQGHAAGSPFSVSHTFAQTGPFRPRNLVRGVDNAVLAGCGTTPGVGVPTVLVSGKLAAARVTGVTGATARRRPSRAHALPPTGRAASAPTVRGTDVPS; this is encoded by the coding sequence GTGAGGACCGTACCGGGACCGACGGAACACGTCGTCGTCGTGGGCGCCGGCCTCTCCGGCCTCGCCTGCGCCCTCCATCTGCTGGGCGCCGGACGCCGGGTCACCCTGGTCGAACGCGACGCCGGCCCCGGCGGCCGGGCCGGACGCGTGCGGCTCGGCCCGTACGGGATCGACACCGGGCCCACCGTCCTGACCATGCCGCACCTGGCCGACGAGGCGTTCGCGGCGGTCGGCGACAGCCTCGCCCGGCACGTCGAGCTGATGCCGCTGCACCCCGCGTACCGGGCGCTGTTCGCCGACGGCAGCGCGCTGGACGTGCACACCGACGGCGCCGCGATGGAGGAGGAGGTGCGGCGGTTCGCCGGACCGGCCGAGGCGGCCGGATACCGCGACCTGCGGGGCTGGCTGGAACGCCTGTACCGGGCGCAGATGGGCCGCTTCATCGACGCCAACTTCGACTCCCCGCTGCAGCTCGTCAGCCCCGACCTGGCCCGGCTGGCCGCCCTCGGCGGCTTCGGCCGCCTCGACCGCCGCATCGGCCGCTTCCTCGGCGACGAACGCCTGCGGCGGATCTTCTCCTTCCAGGCCCTGTACGCCGGGGTCGCCCCCGCCCGCGCCCTCGCGGCCTACGCCGTGATCGCCTACATGGACACCGTCGCCGGGGTCTGGTTCCCGCGCGGCGGTATGCACGCGCTGCCCCGCGGGATGGCCGACGCGGCCGCCGAGGCAGGCGCCGACCTGCGCTGGTCCTCCGAGGTGGCCTCACTGGAGCAGTCCGCCGGCCGGGTCCGCGCCGTCCGTCTGGCGTCGGGGGAGCGGATCGCCTGCGACACGGTGGTGCTCACCTGCGAACTGCCCACCACCTACCGCCTCCTGGGCCGCGCCCCGCGCCGCCCGGTCCCGCTGCGGCACTCCCCGTCGGCGGTGATCCTGCACGCCGGGACCGACCGCACCTGGCCCGGACTCGCCCACCACACGCTGTCCTTCGGCACGGCGTGGGAGTCCACCTTCGACGAGCTCACCCGCACCGGCGCCCTGATGAGCGACCCGTCCCTGCTCATCACCCGCCCCACCACCCACGACCCCGAACTCGCCCCGCCCCGACGGCATCTGCACTACGTCCTGGCGCCCTGCCCGAACACCGACGTCGGACCGTCCGCCCCCGAATGGCGCGACCTCGGCCCCCGCTACCGGGACAGCCTCGTCGCCGAACTGGAACGGCGCGGCCTCACCGGCTTCGACGCGAGCGTCCAGGAGGAGATGCTGGTGACCCCGCTGGACTGGACCGCCCAGGGCCACGCCGCGGGCAGCCCCTTCTCGGTCTCCCACACCTTCGCGCAGACCGGCCCCTTCCGGCCCCGCAACCTGGTCCGCGGCGTCGACAACGCCGTCCTGGCCGGCTGCGGAACCACCCCCGGGGTGGGCGTGCCCACGGTGCTCGTCAGCGGCAAGCTCGCCGCCGCCCGCGTCACCGGCGTGACCGGTGCCACCGCGCGCCGCCGCCCCTCCCGCGCCCATGCCCTCCCGCCGACCGGGCGCGCCGCGTCC